Genomic segment of Drosophila ananassae strain 14024-0371.13 chromosome 2L, ASM1763931v2, whole genome shotgun sequence:
AATTTGGTTAAATAGTACGAAATGAAAACTTGTTTGCAATTAAATGTACACAAAAACCGAATTACTCATAAGATGCTTTTGTGTATCGAAATTCTAtgatttgtttttgctttCGGGTATGGGGCATTTGGTTAATTGCCTGAACACGTCGTCGCTACAGACATGTCGCGCACTTTCCGCATTCATGTGAGGGAAAACAGCAGCGCGTCGCTTCGTGGCTGACTTTTTCAGATACAAATCTGAATGAACTGTCGCCGCGGCTTATCAGATAAGTTCGGAGCGTGCTGGAGTGCGGTCGCTTCAGCTGCTCACGGGACCAAAGAAAACTTAAACGAAAGCAAAAGGAAAATCGCATCCAGCCACGAAAAGTCGCGCCCCCGCACAGTATACTCCGGACAGTGGATTGGGGATAATTTGTTGCGTTTGCGTGCCAGCCGCGTATTGAGAATTGCAAATCGCGCGAATCGAGGGCCGGGGATCGAGAGTCGAGAATCGTGGTTCGAGTGGCACCAAGTCAAGATTCGCCTCCCGTCACCGCCGTTGTCTCCatcattaaattattataattagcATAGTTGCGGGGACACACTGTCGCACATTGTGAGTTAAACAGCAGCGGAATTTAGCGCTGGTAGTGGAAATTTTGTGAAAACAAAAGGGGAAATATTCCAGCGGCGATATTATGTCTGTCGCTGGAAATGCGAGTCAGCTGCTCGGACCGCCGCGGGATTCTCTGGCGATTGTGGTGCCCGTCACGGTGGTCTACTCCCTGATCTTCATCACTGGCGTGATTGGGAACATTAGCACCTGCATTGTGATTAAGAAGAACCGCTCCATGCACACGGCCACTAACTACTACCTGTTCTCGCTGGCCATCTCTGATTTCCTGCTGCTTTTATCCGGCGTACCCCAGGAGGTGTCCTTCATTTGGTCCAAGTACCCCTACGTCTTTGGCGAGTACTTCTGCATTGGACGAGGGCTTCTGGCGGAGACATCTGCCAATGCCACGGTGTTGACCATCACTGCTTTTACGGTGGAGCGCTATATAGCCATTTGCCATCCGTTCTTGGGCCAGGCCATGAGCAAACTCAGCCGGGCCATTCGCATCATCGTCTTGGTTTGGATTCTGGCCGTGATTACTGCCATTCCCCAGGCGGCACAGTTCGGAATCGATGATTACGCCGGTGTAGACAGATGTACCGTGGTTCGCGTTATTGTGGAGCACTCCTTCCAGCTATCTACGTTCATATTCTTCCTGGCACCGATGTCCATTATTCTGGTTCTGTACCTGCTGATTGGATTGCATTTGTACCGATCGAGTTTAATCGAAGGACCTGCTTCTCTGAGCAGGCGACAGCAGCTTAAGAACGTGCCCAGCGACACGGTTCTTTACCGCTATGCGGGATCTAGTACCGTCGTCAATATGAACGGAGGCAGTGGAGTCGTGGCAGGAGCAGCTTCGACAGTGGGTGGCTCGGGAGCGCAGTTGAGCTCGGTGAGGGGGCGCCTCAATCACTATGGCACCCGGCGAGTCCTCAGGATGCTCGGTAATTATATAATGTTTGGTGGAAAATTATaaactgaaaataatttataaatttcaaaataactttgctaaaatattaaaactggGTAATATTAGCGGGAAAAGTTTTTCCTTTTGAATGTAGTTTATAAAGATattggttttcattttgaaatattactTATATGTTACATATAGAATTACTAATTTGTGTGAAGGACCTCTTTTCCAAGTGTATGACGAACGTCTGACCATATGTCTGTAATCGTCCTAAGCCAGTTAATCAACCCGTCTGCGGGCAATTTATTGCGTTTGTCATTTCGGGACTCGCCATTTATGATGACAATTGGCGAttaccaaaaaatataatcatTACCTCTTTATCTGTGCTCCTCACAGTTGCAGTTGTGGTCTGCTTCTTTCTCTGCTGGGCCCCCTTCCACGCCCAGCGGCTGATTGCCATCTACGCCCCTGCCCGGGGGGCCAAGTTGCGGGAGCAGCACGAGTTCGTCTACACGGTAATGACCTATATTTCCGGCGTGCTCTACTACCTGTCCACCTGCATCAACCCACTGCTCTACAATCTCATGAGCAACAAGTTCCGCGAGGCATTCAAGGTGAGTATTTCACTAGTAGCTGTCAGGAATTTTTGTTAATCGTTAAATATCTTTCAGGCCGTGCTCTTTGGAAAGAAGCTGTCCAAGGGATCGCTAAACTCTCGCAACCAAATTGAATCGCGACGCTTTCGAAGGGGACTC
This window contains:
- the LOC6501562 gene encoding pyrokinin-1 receptor; translated protein: MSVAGNASQLLGPPRDSLAIVVPVTVVYSLIFITGVIGNISTCIVIKKNRSMHTATNYYLFSLAISDFLLLLSGVPQEVSFIWSKYPYVFGEYFCIGRGLLAETSANATVLTITAFTVERYIAICHPFLGQAMSKLSRAIRIIVLVWILAVITAIPQAAQFGIDDYAGVDRCTVVRVIVEHSFQLSTFIFFLAPMSIILVLYLLIGLHLYRSSLIEGPASLSRRQQLKNVPSDTVLYRYAGSSTVVNMNGGSGVVAGAASTVGGSGAQLSSVRGRLNHYGTRRVLRMLVAVVVCFFLCWAPFHAQRLIAIYAPARGAKLREQHEFVYTVMTYISGVLYYLSTCINPLLYNLMSNKFREAFKAVLFGKKLSKGSLNSRNQIESRRFRRGLTTSSQTQRVSIESAEQPKQPLMQHPLSGDRKPQIASQYAMINAQIN